A window of Agelaius phoeniceus isolate bAgePho1 chromosome 9, bAgePho1.hap1, whole genome shotgun sequence genomic DNA:
TAGGTTTAATTGTTTTTTGCAGTCTTAGAGATGGTGAACTTCTCAAAAGGTTATGAGTATTAGCTACCACTCTTAGCTGTGAAGCTCACCCAAGCCTTGTTTCTTTTGTATCTGCAGTGGTTTTTTATGCAGTGCATGGTTTGAATACTTTGTGTAGCTGCCAGGCAaactctgcagggacaggagaggtGGGAATCCTGCCCAGCTGGATAAAGAGTTGTGGTTGCAGTTGTGTTCAGTGCTGCTGACCGACCTTCACAGCATCTactgctctgcacagcaagGACTACAAAATGTTGAGTAAACATTTTGCCATGGCTTTGCTTTCATTCTCTCCTGTTATTTGGAGGAGACAGGAGGAGAAGCTGGGTCTCATACCTTTGAAGAGTTTGCAGTTAATTTACTTAATAATGCATTTGAAAGGATTGCTATCTAGTGCCAACGTGTACTGCCAGTCATGGCCAGAGTGAATTCAATTTACCCTCCTAGTTGTCTGTCTGCTAATGCAAGCGTGTGAATGCAGACAAGGAGGAAGGTCACTACAGCATTATTATTTTGAGAAAAGTTTCCTGATTTCTGTTCTTGGCTAACTGAATTTCTCACTGCTTTAAATCCAGACCAGCAAGATGGTGGCTGAATGTCATCACTCAGATTGTGACTACTGGAAGGCTACGTGATACTCAGACTGAACATGATAGATTCAATAGTGCAGGTTGAACAATTCAACAGTTCTTACAATGCAGGCCCATATTCATAAAAACTGATACTAATAAGGAATTTATCAAAGATAGCAAATATTGAAGATATTTACCCGTGTAAACGCTTTGGCAGGATCCTGCAGACTAGGGTGAGTGGCTTCACTGCTTGTCATGGATTGTGCCTGTTTACTGTGTGACTAGAGGGAGGCTTTCAAGGCTGTCAGGATAGCTTTATCCACTAGCATTACtgttctaaaaataaatatctcCTCATTACTGCTCACATGCAACACCAGTAGATTCTATTGATGCTGTGTCTCAGAATTGACTTGACAAGCTAGAATACATGTATGCCCTCTGAGAGGTGAGAGACAAGAAACAAATAACTGACTGAAGGTTAAAAATCTAGCAGTCCAAGGCATTGCATTGATTGGGCAAGCCACAGTTCTCATTCTTCTGCCAAAACTGATACCACATGTTGCCTATTTTTTCAGTTAGAAGTTGATTATTTAATTTACTGAACTAGTACTAGTCTGCATTTTCTGTCCTTTAGCAAGGACTGCAATTTGTAGGAAGCATATAACCTCACTGAAGAATATTGATTTGATAGCTAACATTATGATTTCTAGAACTCAAGAAGTTCAGAGTTGCCTTTGAGTTCAGAAAGAGTTGCCTTTTCTTATTTCAGTCACTGTAGTAATTTTCAAACTGAAAGATCTCTGGGTCCTCTGTAATGGTAAGTAGAATGAGATCCAAGCAGCAGTGGATGTATATGTTTAGAGGGAAAGGAGAATGAGCTGCTTTCTCTGGAAATGGTCTGCaaagtgcagcagctgctggagaatcAGCAGAAATGCCACTCTTGCATTTTGACTGAGGGTAGCTTTAAGTGATGTGGAAGAACAACTTCTAAAGGACTGGGAACAGGATAAATTGAATTGAAACTCAGCCATCAGGGACATGAGTTTTAGCAGGCATTGCTGTGTTAGACAAGTAGCCATCTGCCTCGCTTACTGTCCTGCCATACACACTCCTCAGCCATAGTCCCAAGAGAGCCACTCCCTTAATCATTAGTTGTCATCTATTTGGCTGTATTTAATTAAAGTTATTGATGGATCTCCAGGCACCTTCTGGGAAGTTGTATTAATTGGAAACATACAGGGTGCCAGGTTCCTTCATTCTGCCCAGAGACCAGAGACCTCTACTGACAGGTTGACATTAATCAGAGATAAAATCCTTTTAGTGATACGACCAACTGAGCCAAAGCCTGCGTCAGGCTTTAACAAACTGTACTTCTCTTTATGGTCCATTGTCTCAGAGCTGCCAGGGAGAGATATATGGCCCTGCAGAGGGATTAGGAAGGATAGAGAGGAGTGGAGCTACAGGATTTGTTCCAGAACTCTGACACCACTAGCATCTTCGTTCGTGTGCtgttaaatacatttttactgCAGAAAAGACCCATTTGATGTGCAAGTGTCTCAGCTAGAGATGGTACTGGGGATCTTGGAACGGATCAGAGCAGATGATAATACTTTGTGGCATCTTTGAGCAAATAAGGAGGCACAGGTAATTTGCAGTGGAAATGGACTGAGTTTCCTAGATCCTGGGAATTAGGGATGGCAGCTCAGAACTACTCAGGATGACAGGAAAATGCAGGGCAGCTGATCTGATTGAGATAGTGCAGTGCAGGATAAGGGTTGTTGTGGGAGTTGGGATGGGGTGTGGCACATCTAGTTGTGAGTGCATGAATATATTGTGCTAATATTTTCCAAACACAATAGCTCAGCAGGCAGGAGTTAAGTCTGAACCACCTGGAATCTCAGCAAACTGGTTACTTTCACTGCTAAAGTTAAAGTGGAAGTGCTTTAAATTTTAAGGCATCTCTAATTAAATTGGTTTAAGGAGGTCAGGGTGAGACAGATGAGAATAAAGTGTGGTTGGTGAGGGCATTGTGAACTGGTATGGTGCATTCAGGGTACATTTGTGTGAATATAGTGGAATTTATCTGAAAGCTGGATCCAGGCAGTCAAAAAGACATGGATATCAactctatttttttttgccaataCAGCGGATTTCTTAGCCTCATACCCTAACTGATTTTTAGGTAGTATCTGGACATTTTACATAACTACACAGGAAGTGAAGAATACATGGTGTAATTTCTCATCTCCTAAAGAGGTATTTAAGATAGCAGTCTCATTTTAAAGGGTGTATTTTATCACAGCATTGTTTTTAATTGTGGCATAGCATTTACTGTAGCATCATATGTGGCCCTTATTCAGTTGTGATATATATTCTTTTCAAATCTAGTATTAATAGTTTAAggtctgtgttttattttggttttgacCAGCTGAAACGCAAGCTAGGATTCAGCTTTAAATGTGtcaatacaagaaaaaaaatgttgtaaaTGCTAATTAGCAAAAGTTTTACGTGGTTTCTATAGTTGTACATTCAGGATTCACAGTAAAACATCTCTGGGGTTCACTGTTGAGGGAATTTAGTTTCTGACTGTCCCTATAAAGTCATCACTTCTGTCCCATCCATTAGTGACTTGGTGCTATCAGCTATACAAAATATAGGCTGTAGAGGCATTTGGCTATTCAATAACACAGCCTTTTTGTAGTTCTGCATTCTTCCTTAAACTTAATGtgtaatataaaaaaataatgtttaataATAAAACTGTGTCCTGCTTCAAACATCTCTGCATGGTGTGTGCAGACACCCATCATGTACCGTATTCTGTCTGCTTGGGAATCTCTTATGCTGAGGCTCCAATATGGGACTGATGCCAAAAAATTAGTTCTAATGCAGACAGCAGTAACTTACAGGAAGCTATTACAATTCTCCTTGTGTAGTTTGCCTTTCTCTTTCTCAGCCTCCCCTCCTACCCCACCTCATTTTTCTTGGAATTACTTAAATGAGAGATCAGCTTTTGAAGGTGAAAGGACTTGAAGGTGCTGCCACCATTAGCTAATGTAATTTGGGAAAAGGGACGCTGATTTACAGGGAGTGCAGTTCAGCTTTTCTTATATCACAGTACTTTTGTCTTTCCTTGTTACTGTTTCTTGCCCATCCAGTTAGACATTGCAGGAGGCAAATGCAGCAGGGGAAGGTGGGTAGCTAGCAGTAAGGCAGGAAGGGTAGCTAGAAGAGGCAAAACCAAGAATAGCTGAACTTTACATGAATGGGAATACTGAAATGTATTTCATGTCCCTGTCTGGGATTTTCAAAGTCTCCATTGTTCAGAGTTGTACAGTGCAAGCTCTCTGGCCTAATTTGAAGGTGTCAACCTGTTTCTTCTCTACTGTCAAGCTCAAAGGATAGCTTGTTTCctgtttttacagaaaaaaatgggaatacaGAAACATCCTGCTTACCAAAATGTTTCAGAATTGCCAGTAAGTGTTTGAATTTGGACCTTAAGAGATGAAAATGCATTACCAGAagagaggtaaaaaaaaaaaaattgcttacTTGAACATGTCTCATACTCTTTAATTTGAACTCTTAAGTATATACTATTTTGCAAGTAACACAAAAATAATTATAGAATTGGATATACCAGGATTTATTGTCAGCAGATGCAGTAAATTCTAGTGACCATCTTGAGAATAATGTGGTATAGGTCTGGTGATGTTTAGCTCAAGTTAACGAAATTTCCAAAGTCTCTAACTTCCTTGACTAGGCAAAGGGGTGTGCTTTGGGCTTTATGTCTTGGAGGTTGAATATATTTTAATCCAAATCAGTgtcctgtggaaaaaaaaatgcaaaggaaagCATTTTTGATGTAGTCTTGTGTATATGGTCAGAGGACTCCAGCCGTTCCTGATATGGTGGTAAAATGGCATATTCAGGAACTGCTCAAGACAAGGATCTGAGTgctttgtgtccccagtgttCAGCATCTACCTCCTCAGTTTTGTGTATCTACCTTGTCCCTCCTGCTGTGCAGAGACCTGTTTGTATCCCAGCCCTTGGAATGCTCCTGTGCCTTCTGTATTCCATGCCTTTTTCAGCTGGGGACAGAAGCCCTCCAGAACCTGCCAGATCAGTTGGGGACTTCCAGGACCTGGGGAAGAAACTTCTGGGAACAGGAGTTTTTTCCACCAGAGTATGAGGCTGTGGGAACGATGGAAGCAGCAGTTGGAACTGCATTTTGGAAGCAGCAGTTTCAGTATCTTCTTGGAAGGAACACTGGGAACAGTGCAGGGGAGATCCAGCTGTATTGTAACGGAGAGAaatgaggggctgggagctgagtgGTGAGAGTTTGGAGCACCAAGAAGAGTTTCCATGCAGTTGCAGAAGAAATTGAGAAGAGACAGGTGAGAGGGACCTCAGCCATGTCTATAGTATCTGAGGGGAGAGTGTCAAAGGGATGGAGGGATCCAGGCCCTTCTCTCTAGTGCTGTGCACCAGGACAAGAGGCGacgggcagaaactgatgcacaggaagttccatcTGAACATGAATAACAActttactgtgcaggtgaccgagcactggaacagcccagagaggctgtggagtctccctcgTTGGAGATACTCTGTTGTAAGTGTCTGGATGCAATCCCGTGCAATGTGCTCTAGGACCCTGCTTGAGCACAGATCACCTACTGTGATCCTTTCCAGCCTcgcccattctgtgattcccttAATTCCGTCTGAATTACTTGAGACAATCATGATTTCTCCTGCTCTGGCTGAGAGTGTTTGCTACTTCCTTTATTATTTCTGCCGCAGAAGGAGTTGTTGGTaggagattgtggggacagtgTCGCTCTGGTTCCGCCCAGTGCGGAAGCTGAGGGGAGTTACTCGATTTCCATGGCCTATCCTCGGCCTGACGGGCAGGATGGGGCGGGCCAGGCTTCCCGCGCCCGGCACCGCCCTCAGGGCGCCCGCGCGCGGACATGGCGGCGCCCGCCTACCCCGCCTGGGTGACGCGCTGGGTGTCGGGGCAGTGGCGGAACAAGAAGCGGCCCCCGACGCTCCGCCCGCCCCGGACACTGGCGCTGGCCGACAAGGTGGCGAACCGCCGGGAGCAGTCGACAGGTGAGCTGCCGGCGGCGGGGAGCTGAGCCGCCGCTGTGCCCCGGGAGGGGCCGCGCTGCTGGCAGAGCTCGGCGGCGCCTTGCGCTCCGCAGGGCAAGAGGGGAGGGGCTGGTCTGGGCCATGGATATTCCGCGTGGATTCTGTGGGAAGGATCGCTTCCTCACACTGCAACCCTGAGTTTGTGTCGTACGTGAGTCAGACACGTTAAAAATTCAGTCAGATGCTGAATGGCTGCAGCGCTTTGCTTTCTGTTAGCAACAACTTCTCTGCCCAAAGCAAAGCTGGGATCTTGAGTTATGCATTTTCTCACCTGCCTCTACCCCGTTTTAAACTTCTTTGGAGGTTGTTAGCATGAAATCCCAATCACCTGAGATTTCTGGTTGTGTCTTTCCCTTCAGAGGCAACGTGCATTACGGAGATGTCAGTCATGATGGCCTGCTGGAAACGGAATGACTTCAACGATGCGCCTTGTGCCGAGGAGATCAGGACGTTCTATGACTGCGTGGCCAAGGCAGAAGTAATTAAGGCCTCTTTTATGTTCTTAAAGGCTAGTAGTAGGAAAGGAGGAAGCCTCCAGTCATTTTTTGTATGCCAGTAAGAATAATGTTCTCTGAAGGATTTGATTGTCACCCATTTGAGCAACTAAGAGCAATGAAAATGGTGAAGGATCCTACAAGGCTCCTACAAGGACGGGCTGAGgtagctggggttgtttagtctggagaGGAGGCTCAagggagaccttattgctcttTACAATTACCAGGTATGGGTAGATCTCTTGTCCCAGGCAACTGGTGATGTGACAAGAGGACATAGCcttgagctgtgccaggggaggttcaggctggacatcaggaaaagctttttcagtGAAAGGGTGCTGAAGCATTGGAAGAAGCTGGcctgggaggtggtggagtcaccatccctggtgGCATTCAGGAAATGACTGGATGTATCAgttagtgccatggtctagttggCAAGGTGGTCATAGGTCaaaaggttggactcaatgatcttggaggtcttttccaacctgttTCTGACTGTAAAGGCCAgacatttttgaaaaataaatttcatacTGCTTGAAAATTAGGGGTGTCtgattatatattatatattgatATACTATAATAATACTATATGATAagcttgaaataaaataattttcaaaatagaCTATAGGTAAGTATATGTACTAAACTTGTCCTTAAACTGGTTTCAggtttccattttctttcagtaACAGTGTCATCATTTAAAAGTTagtttttgttgctgtttgaCAGCATAAGTGAAAAATTATCCACAATTTCTTTGGTAGATGACAAAGAATCaaacaaagatgaaaaaataacagaaagtaaaaagaaaaaatctgggTTGTTACCAGAAGTTTATATCATTGTATCATAACTAAGAATATGGAAGGATATAATCTTCACAAGATCACAGTCATTAATTGCATCATTTCAAGGTCATCACTTGTAATTATTGAGCCAAGTGCTATGGTAAGTGTTCCTTAaagaaacagcatttttttgAAAGAAACGTCCCTGTACAATTAGTAGTAGTCTCTGGGAATGAGCATCAACTTTGCAAATAAACAGCAGTAAATATTTTGAggagtttttttctctttcagaaagAGCGCAAGAATCAAAATGAGGACACCCTGTCATCCAGGGGAAATTTGCCTTCAAGCAAAGTGAACAAGCTCCTGAAGAGGTTTCCTCAGATCACACGTTATGTATAATGTACTTTATGAAAGAGACTGTGGACAAGCAATTAAAGTTGGGGTCttggttaaaaaaaaggaaagtcaaGTTGAGTGATTTTTTGATGTCAAGTGGTGTGTGGGTCTTGACCCTGCTTTTGATTCCAGAGCAAAAACCACCCATCTTGACTATCAGCTGATTTTGTTCATGAGGCTCTTGGGTCTTGTAGTGTTAGGATCTCTGCAGTGTGTTTTTCAGCTTGCCTACTCAGGTCCTCACTGTTAAATAAAACCTTCTAGGCATTCATGCAAGTACATTTTGTAACAGGGCATGACTTCTTCATGTGCAAGCTTCTtgcccagctctggagctgctatCAAAATGTGCTTGGGTTCAAACACTGAGCCAAGTTAGAATTAGTAATGATATGATATTAATGATAGTAGTAATTGATGGTATGATGGCTCATGCTCTTCTTACATGGGTGTATACACAATCTGGTGCCtcttgaaatttttaaaatttccactgctgtaaaaaaaaaggctgtaaaatttagaaaaaatctCCAGCAAAATACCTTGTTCATACATAATACAATGGTAAGTATTAAATATAACTTTAACATGGAAGTTTGTGATTTAGACCCTCTGATTTGCAGGTGGGACAGGTATGGTGCCACATAAGTTTGATTATTTTGTCTGTACTGTAATAAAGCAAGACTGGTGTTTGACTTGGGCAACTCATAATCTACaacaaaatgtttcattttttttggtaaaaaaacctaaaaggGGGAGAAGAAGTTAAAGCATGGACTGATAATTGAAATAATGTAATTAATTTCTAGTTTTGATTGGGGGGGGGTAGTGAGGAGGGGGAGTTTCCACTGCAGTACCACAAAACTACAGGCAGGTTCTTGGGAACAGTACCTCATTGGTGGGGAAAATGCAGGGTCTTGGAGAACTAATGTTATAATCATTTATATCAGTAATTCTTTGGGGCATGTAGAAGAAGCAGAATAAGAGGAAAGTCAGGCACACACAGACTGTGTGATTACCCATGGGTGGCTGTGGAGTTTGCTGGAGCTGAATCCTCTGGAGCCCCAGGCTGATACCTGTTCATCACAAAAATTTTGGTCAGGTGAAGGCTTTCAAGTTACTGAAGCAACATTTGCTTAGTGGTTAATTACAGAGGCTCATTAGTGGATAATCCAGGGTAGCTTATTCTTTTGTTGCTATTATGACATAATTGGGTCTTTTagaggatttggggtcagtAAGAACACAGTATCCACATCTGAGTTTGGAAAAACGCTTTGGTTCTGTGGcattttgtattttctctccAGAAGACATTGTGAAAAAGAATGctatttgcttttccttcttttctgaaGGATATAAGCTAGATTGAGAGTGAGGAACTGATTTACCTCTGTTGATGATGATTTTTCTTCATATTAAAACTTGGAACAAAAGTGTTATGCATCTCTTAAGATAGCATTTGTGCTGAATGTACCAAATTCTAGTGTGTGTGAGGAACAGTCTTACATAAGAGGCTGTAACAGAGAAACTTAatacctttttctatttttacttTTGAAATTTTGCACTGCTCCCACTAATCTGAACAGCTATTTTTGTATTATACTGCTTCATGGTGAGCTTCACAAATTCAGTTGTTTGGGGCTCTAACTTTTTATATATCTACTATAAGCTTGGAATTACTATGCTAAGGTTTTCCAATCCTTTTATTTattgagaggaaggaagcaatGCTTTTCAGGTGCACCCAGGTTTTACAGTGCTTCCTTTAAAAGTACTTGAGcaattcttttgcttcttttgttaTAGCCAAAACCACCCCAGTTACTGATTGTCCTTGGCAATTTCAGCTGCTGGCCATTTTCCTGTATCTCACCATTAAGCTTATATTAGGTGTTTAAATGCATTCTGTGACATGCTTGTATTGAGGATCACTCCATTAATAGTTCATGTGTGTACCCACAGGGACCAGCACTGTTCTTTCTGAGCTGGGTTTGTACTATCCCATGATGCTGTTGCTGAGGGGTAAGGAAAACTCTGTTCTGGTGTGGAGCACACTGGTTAAGAACATTGCTGCAGAGACCTGTATGTGATTGCGTGGTGAGGAAAGAATTAAACAAAAGCTGACTAGCTGTTCTACCCTCCTAAGTCGGATTTACAGGATTTAAGCAGATCTGCTGGAATTCCTTGGTCTTATTCCTGTACCTTATAGCTTGACTGCTATACCAGCTCTGGGTATGATTGCTGTTAACTACTCCTTTTAGGCTTTCACTGTGGATATAGCATTAATATTTCAGCTGGTCCTGATGAACAGTTGTCCTGCTAGTTCAGGAGAAATAGGTTGAATTCCAGAGAGCCAGGGACATTTTAGAAGATGGCATTTCTTGTTCAGAAGGGTCAATAAAGGAAAATCTGGTAAAATCAAGACAGACTCTGTAGGGAATCACAGACTTCCTGTAATAGAACTATGCATATGTCATGGTGAGAAGGTGACTACTGTTAAATAGCAGATTTAGATATTTACAACTACTTCAAATTTGCCCATAGAAGAAAGTTCAGGATGTTT
This region includes:
- the CHCHD1 gene encoding small ribosomal subunit protein mS37 → MAAPAYPAWVTRWVSGQWRNKKRPPTLRPPRTLALADKVANRREQSTEATCITEMSVMMACWKRNDFNDAPCAEEIRTFYDCVAKAEKERKNQNEDTLSSRGNLPSSKVNKLLKRFPQITRYV